The genomic window GACGAGACCGTTCACGAGCCCGATGACCGCCGTGGCTCCGAGCCCGATGAGCAGCGCGAGCGGCAGACCGAGCTCGGCCTGCAGGAGCACCGCGACGAGCGCGCCGGAGAAGCCGAGGACGGCGCCGATGGAGAGGTCGATGCCGCCGCGGACGACGTCCTCACCACCCGTGACGACGACGATGGACAGGCCGAAGGCCGCGATCGCGTAGACCGCGGACTGGGTGAGGATCGTCGCGAGGTTGGCCGGGTCGAGGAAGCCGGGCGAGGCGACCGCGAAGACGACGACCTCGATGACGACGATCGCGTAGCCGATGAGTCCCAACCGGGAGACCGGACGACGCTTCGTCGTGGACTCCGCCGCAGCCGAGGGCGCAGCGGGTGGAGCGGAGAGCGCGGTCATGCGGAGGCTCCTCGGGTGGGTGGCGTGGCGCCTCCGGGGCCTGCCGACGGGGCAGACCTCTGGGGATCAGCCTGCGTAGACGACGTGGGCCCTTCGACAAGCTCAGGGACCGGGGCGGTTGATTTGTCAGGATCCGCATCGGTTGACGAGGTGGACCCGTCGACAAGCGGTTCTTGCCCTTCGACAAGCTCAGGGACCGGCGGGACCGAGGGGGCCGACGGCGTGGAGGCGACCTCGGCGGCGCCCGTCGACCAGGCGAGGATCGTGTCGGCGGTCGCCTGCGATCGGGGCAGCTCCGCCCGGATCGTCCCGCGGTACAGCACGAGGACGCGGTCGGCGAGCCCGATGAGTTCCTCGAGGTCGACGCTCACGAGCAGGACGCCGGCGCCCTGCGCGACGAGCGCGTCGATCTCCGCGTAGATCTGCTGACGCGACCCGATGTCGACGCCGGAGGTCGGCTGGTCGAGCACGAACACCGTCGACCCGGCCGCGAGCCACCGACCGAGCACGACCTTCTGCTGGTTGCCGCCGGAGAGGCTCCCGGCCACGGCGGTGTCGTTCGCGGGCCGGACGTCGAGTCTCGTGACGAGGTCTGCGGCGATCTCCCGCTCGCGTCGACCCCGCAGGATCCCGCCGAGCCCGGTGATGCGGTCGAGCGCGGCGAGCGTGAGGTTCTCGCGGACGGACTGGCGGTTCAGGATGCCGTCGCGGTGGCGGTTCGCCGGGACGTACGCCCCGCCCGCCCGGACGAAGGCGCGCGGCGAGCGGATCGTCGCCCGGCCGAGCCGCACGGTTCCGCCGTGCGCACGCAAGCCGGTGACCGCGTCGGCCAGCTCCTCGAGGCCCGAGCCGACGAGGCCCGTGACGCCCACGATCTCGCCCGGACGGACGGCGATCGAGACGCCGTGCAGGCGTTCGGGGATCGTCAGTCCGTCGATCGCGAGCACCGGTTCGGCGCCGGCGTCGGCGACGATCCGTTCGCGGTCGCCGAACTCCTCGACGCTCCGCCCCACCATGAGCTGGACGATGGCGTCGAGGGTCGCCTCGGGATCGGCGAGGTCGAGGGCACCGACGCGCTCACCGTTGCGGAGCACGACGACGCGGGACGCGATGTCGCGCACCTCCTGCAGGTAGTGGGAGATGTAGATGACGGCGACGCCCTGGCCCTGCAGGGTCCGGACGGTGCGGAACAGTCGCTCGACGTCGCCGGCGGCGAGCGGCGCGGTGGGTTCGTCGAGCACGAGGACCCGTGGGCGCGTGATCGTCGCGATCGCGAGCTGCAGGAGTTGCTGCTCGGCGACGCTCAGCTCGTCGACGAGGGTCTTGCCCGGTACGTCGAGCCCGACGAGGTCGAGCAGCTCGCGTTCGGCGCGGCGGTCGAGCTGCCGGCCGGTGAGGAACGCGGTG from Plantibacter flavus includes these protein-coding regions:
- a CDS encoding sugar ABC transporter ATP-binding protein, with amino-acid sequence MTHDTSIDGQAAQRSLGGRSGAATTEASAPAVSMRGIAKDFGGVRVLDDVDLEVHPGEVVALVGENGAGKSTLIKILTGLYTASEGTIEIDGEPVVIRNPGDAERLGVRVIHQDRHLAGRLTVAEQLFLGSRTAFLTGRQLDRRAERELLDLVGLDVPGKTLVDELSVAEQQLLQLAIATITRPRVLVLDEPTAPLAAGDVERLFRTVRTLQGQGVAVIYISHYLQEVRDIASRVVVLRNGERVGALDLADPEATLDAIVQLMVGRSVEEFGDRERIVADAGAEPVLAIDGLTIPERLHGVSIAVRPGEIVGVTGLVGSGLEELADAVTGLRAHGGTVRLGRATIRSPRAFVRAGGAYVPANRHRDGILNRQSVRENLTLAALDRITGLGGILRGRREREIAADLVTRLDVRPANDTAVAGSLSGGNQQKVVLGRWLAAGSTVFVLDQPTSGVDIGSRQQIYAEIDALVAQGAGVLLVSVDLEELIGLADRVLVLYRGTIRAELPRSQATADTILAWSTGAAEVASTPSAPSVPPVPELVEGQEPLVDGSTSSTDADPDKSTAPVPELVEGPTSSTQADPQRSAPSAGPGGATPPTRGASA